From one Alicyclobacillus acidocaldarius subsp. acidocaldarius Tc-4-1 genomic stretch:
- a CDS encoding stage III sporulation protein AB, translating to MKLVGALLVLFASTLIGFRVAQGYRDRPKALRQLLQALIELQSEVEYHATPIPQALRAVGTRLGGWCGAWLVDMANVLSRPADSPDIALQNVSLASATSGTLRDVDAEPFLRLLRSIAVADRDHLQQPFLAARADLEAAIQAAQDEANQGARLWTYLGMLAGVFIVLLLL from the coding sequence ATGAAGCTGGTGGGCGCTTTGTTGGTGCTATTCGCCTCTACGCTCATCGGATTTCGCGTGGCTCAGGGCTACCGGGATCGGCCGAAGGCGCTCAGGCAGTTGCTCCAGGCGCTCATCGAGCTTCAGAGCGAAGTCGAATACCATGCGACGCCCATTCCCCAGGCGTTGCGCGCGGTCGGCACGCGGCTCGGAGGGTGGTGCGGAGCTTGGCTCGTGGACATGGCGAATGTACTCAGCCGTCCCGCCGACTCCCCCGACATCGCGCTCCAGAACGTCTCGCTTGCCTCGGCGACGAGCGGAACCCTGCGGGATGTGGACGCGGAGCCGTTCCTTCGCTTGTTGCGCTCCATCGCCGTAGCCGATCGCGATCACCTGCAACAGCCCTTTCTCGCGGCGCGCGCAGATCTGGAAGCAGCGATTCAGGCGGCGCAGGACGAAGCGAACCAGGGCGCGCGGCTGTGGACGTACCTGGGTATGTTGGCCGGGGTGTTCATCGTCCTACTGCTCCTGTGA
- the spoIIIAE gene encoding stage III sporulation protein AE, whose protein sequence is MRNRWRLIIALFTSLVSLVALPICARGDSANGSVTQFSEQSAEQILQNTAQSELDHVDTHAIDAYWHQLESQYGGFLPKTKGPSLIQSVLEHGGPSFHGMVSGLMHYFFQEVVDDLGLFGGILILSVAAALLRMMQASFAEESVGEVAQMVVSFVLAALVTRSLLETFGSARQAIESMNHFMLATMPVSIALLAGSGSFASAAFFQPMLIFCVHFVSNVVFLVVFPLVFLAAVLELASSMAPRYPLTRLASLARTAGLAVLSFALVVFVGVTAVQGTGRGIADGLALRTMKFGVGTFVPVVGKAISDAAETVLGASLLVKNAVGIAGLIVIALIAAFPALKILAVSAMYSAGAAVMQPVGETPIIACLGALGKTMLLVFASVATVALMFFFAICILLAAANLAVITA, encoded by the coding sequence GTGAGGAACCGATGGCGCCTGATCATCGCGCTGTTCACGTCCTTAGTCAGCCTCGTCGCGCTCCCTATTTGCGCGCGGGGCGATTCGGCGAACGGATCGGTGACCCAGTTTTCCGAACAGTCCGCCGAACAAATCCTCCAAAACACGGCGCAGAGCGAGCTCGATCACGTCGACACGCACGCCATTGACGCCTATTGGCACCAACTCGAATCCCAATACGGGGGATTTCTTCCGAAGACCAAAGGTCCGTCACTCATCCAGTCAGTGCTTGAGCACGGCGGTCCGTCCTTTCATGGGATGGTGTCCGGCTTGATGCACTACTTTTTTCAGGAAGTCGTCGACGATCTCGGCCTCTTCGGAGGCATTCTCATTCTTTCTGTGGCCGCGGCACTGCTCCGAATGATGCAGGCGTCCTTTGCCGAAGAGTCCGTGGGCGAAGTGGCCCAAATGGTCGTGTCATTCGTGCTTGCGGCCCTCGTCACTCGGTCGCTCCTGGAAACGTTCGGATCGGCGCGACAGGCCATCGAGTCCATGAATCACTTTATGCTGGCCACCATGCCGGTGTCCATCGCGCTGCTTGCGGGGTCCGGATCGTTCGCGTCGGCGGCGTTTTTTCAGCCCATGCTCATCTTTTGTGTGCATTTCGTCTCGAATGTCGTGTTCCTCGTCGTCTTTCCACTGGTGTTTTTAGCGGCTGTTTTGGAGCTTGCGTCGTCGATGGCCCCACGGTATCCGCTGACACGGCTGGCATCCCTAGCGCGGACAGCTGGACTCGCCGTCTTGAGCTTTGCCCTCGTGGTGTTTGTGGGCGTGACCGCGGTGCAGGGGACAGGGCGTGGAATTGCGGATGGCCTGGCGCTTCGGACGATGAAGTTTGGCGTCGGGACGTTTGTGCCCGTGGTGGGCAAGGCCATCTCCGACGCCGCTGAAACCGTGCTTGGCGCCTCTCTTCTCGTCAAAAACGCGGTCGGGATCGCCGGTCTTATCGTGATCGCGCTCATCGCGGCGTTTCCGGCGCTGAAAATCCTCGCGGTCTCGGCGATGTATTCGGCGGGAGCGGCCGTGATGCAGCCGGTGGGCGAGACGCCCATCATCGCTTGCCTCGGGGCGCTTGGGAAGACCATGCTGCTCGTGTTTGCCTCGGTAGCCACGGTGGCGCTCATGTTCTTCTTCGCCATCTGCATCCTGCTTGCAGCGGCCAACCTGGCGGTGATCACAGCGTGA
- the spoIIIAC gene encoding stage III sporulation protein AC, with protein MSPEIRDLFRIFAVGFIAAIFHTVLKQSGKEDFAHWATLAGLVAVFVIVIGYVDHLYHEITSVFLLQ; from the coding sequence ATGTCGCCCGAGATTCGGGATCTGTTTCGCATTTTCGCCGTAGGCTTTATCGCGGCTATCTTTCACACCGTATTGAAGCAGAGTGGCAAAGAGGATTTCGCGCACTGGGCCACCCTGGCAGGCTTGGTGGCCGTGTTCGTGATTGTGATTGGGTACGTCGATCACCTGTATCACGAAATCACCAGCGTCTTTCTGCTGCAGTAG
- the spoIIIAA gene encoding stage III sporulation protein AA, producing MSAAHSNPRSVLEQVLAVLPGESARSLQSLRDDLLDELEEIRLRAGQPLELCLRQRPAFLAEDGELTQSPHRGVRVSADELAQVVQRLTQFSRYAVEEDMRHGYVTLPGGHRVGIAGRAVVEAGHVRAFRHVTSLNVRISRDHPGAAASVLPFLYDRVSRRPLSSLIVSPPQCGKTTLVRDVARRLSYGDFAPDNPGLKVAVIDERSEIAGSVDGIPQFDLGPRADVLDGCPKAEGMMMAIRSLSPHVVVTDEIGRMEDAEAVMEASLAGVAVVATAHAASLDAWRRRPWMERLFSARAFDRYIVLSRRHGPGSVEAVLDAEGRPLRRGGAAER from the coding sequence GTGTCGGCGGCGCATTCGAATCCGAGATCGGTCCTGGAGCAAGTGCTCGCCGTGTTGCCCGGCGAGTCGGCGCGGTCGCTCCAAAGCTTGAGGGACGACTTGCTCGATGAACTTGAGGAGATTCGTCTGCGCGCCGGGCAGCCGCTCGAACTGTGCCTGCGTCAGCGCCCCGCCTTTTTGGCGGAAGATGGCGAACTCACGCAGTCACCGCATCGCGGTGTGCGCGTTTCCGCCGACGAATTGGCGCAGGTTGTGCAGCGCCTGACGCAGTTTTCTCGTTACGCCGTGGAGGAAGACATGCGGCACGGATACGTCACCTTGCCGGGCGGACACCGGGTGGGCATTGCGGGCCGCGCCGTGGTGGAAGCGGGGCATGTGCGCGCCTTTCGCCACGTCACCTCGCTCAACGTTCGCATTTCGCGCGATCACCCGGGCGCGGCGGCGTCCGTACTGCCTTTCTTGTACGATCGCGTCTCACGCCGTCCACTGTCGTCGCTCATCGTATCGCCGCCGCAGTGCGGCAAGACGACGCTCGTACGCGATGTGGCGCGCCGGCTCAGCTACGGCGACTTCGCGCCTGACAATCCCGGCTTGAAGGTCGCCGTCATCGACGAGCGCTCGGAGATTGCGGGCAGCGTTGACGGCATCCCGCAATTCGATCTCGGCCCCCGCGCGGACGTCCTCGACGGGTGTCCGAAAGCGGAGGGCATGATGATGGCGATTCGGAGCCTGTCTCCGCACGTCGTGGTCACGGACGAAATCGGCCGAATGGAGGATGCGGAGGCGGTGATGGAGGCGTCGCTTGCAGGCGTCGCGGTGGTGGCGACCGCGCACGCCGCTTCGCTCGACGCGTGGCGCCGCAGGCCGTGGATGGAAAGATTGTTCTCCGCGCGCGCCTTCGATCGGTACATCGTGTTGAGCCGCCGTCATGGACCGGGCAGCGTCGAGGCGGTCCTGGATGCGGAGGGGCGACCGCTTCGCCGCGGGGGCGCCGCGGAAAGATGA
- the spoIIIAD gene encoding stage III sporulation protein AD, with product MTPVHMVQIIGIGLTATVLAALLRPQMPSFATLVSLFAGVLILLLLVRSISGALDTFQQLTTAAHMNHMFLQTLIRILGIAYVVEFAADIARDAGESALGGRIELAGKIGIVLLALPIFKDVLDVIVRMIP from the coding sequence GTGACGCCCGTGCACATGGTCCAAATCATCGGCATCGGCCTGACCGCCACGGTGCTCGCAGCGCTTCTGCGACCTCAAATGCCGTCCTTCGCGACGCTGGTGAGCTTGTTCGCGGGCGTCCTGATTCTCCTGTTGTTGGTGCGATCCATCTCGGGCGCGCTGGACACGTTTCAGCAATTGACGACGGCGGCGCACATGAACCACATGTTTCTCCAGACGCTCATCCGCATCCTCGGTATCGCGTACGTCGTGGAGTTCGCGGCGGACATCGCCCGCGACGCTGGCGAGTCTGCGCTCGGCGGGCGGATCGAGCTCGCCGGAAAAATCGGGATTGTGCTTTTGGCGTTGCCCATCTTCAAGGACGTGCTCGACGTGATCGTTCGGATGATTCCATGA